From Vanrija pseudolonga chromosome 1, complete sequence, a single genomic window includes:
- the hvcn1_1 gene encoding Voltage-gated hydrogen channel 1, whose protein sequence is MPDETEPLLRAANVDGNDDDDDRSETQKKVGELLEAKSTHRFLLMLIAIDAIFVLIDLGYVILNPPCEGEAKPPPILEWLSQASLAIDLLFLLELPLEMYAFGPRFFGLSLQKRPAPHFVLHIFDALVIIGTVILEIVLSGQERELAGLLVVLRLWRIVKLVGGVATGVGEWDESAVTAVAKSRARIAELEAENKNLKTLLGMSLDDEVAEDGGRAQRAISPPRASDVD, encoded by the exons atgCCAGACGAGACCGAGCCCCTCCTCCGCGCGGCCAATGtcgacggcaacgacgacgacgatgatcGCTCCGAGACGCAGAagaaggtcggcgagctgctcgaggcaAAGTCGACGCACCGTTTTCTGCTCATGCTG ATCGCCATCGACGCCATCTTCGTGCTCATCGACCTAGGCTATG TCATCCTCAACCCGCCGTGCGAGGGCGAAGCCAAGCCCCCGCCCATCCTCGAGTGGCTCTCGCAGGCGTCCCTCGCCATCGACctgctcttcctcctcgagctcccgCTCGAGATGTACGCCTTTGGTCCGCGGTTCTTCGGTCTGAGCCTGCAGAAGCGGCCTGCGCCTC ACTTCGTCCTGCACATCTTCGACGCGCTAGTCATCATCGGCACGGTGATCCTCGAGATCGTGCTCAGCGGacaggagcgcgagctcgcgggcctgctcgtcgtcctgcgTCTCTGGCGCATAGTCAAACTC gtcggcggcgtcgcgaccggcgtcggcgagtgggacgagtcggccgtcacggccgtcgccaagtcgcgcgcgcgcatcgccgagctcgaggcggagaATAAGAACCTCAAGACGCTGCTGGGAATGTcgcttgacgacgaggtcgccgaggacggcgggcgggcgcag CGCGCCATCTcgcccccgcgcgcgagcgacgtTGACTAG
- the hvcn1_1 gene encoding Voltage-gated hydrogen channel 1, with product MPDETEPLLRAANVDGNDDDDDRSETQKKVGELLEAKSTHRFLLMLIAIDAIFVLIDLGYVILNPPCEGEAKPPPILEWLSQASLAIDLLFLLELPLEMYAFGPRFFGLSLQKRPAPHFVLHIFDALVIIGTVILEIVLSGQERELAGLLVVLRLWRIVKLVRKGAPEVISHINQVGGVATGVGEWDESAVTAVAKSRARIAELEAENKNLKTLLGMSLDDEVAEDGGRAQRAISPPRASDVD from the exons atgCCAGACGAGACCGAGCCCCTCCTCCGCGCGGCCAATGtcgacggcaacgacgacgacgatgatcGCTCCGAGACGCAGAagaaggtcggcgagctgctcgaggcaAAGTCGACGCACCGTTTTCTGCTCATGCTG ATCGCCATCGACGCCATCTTCGTGCTCATCGACCTAGGCTATG TCATCCTCAACCCGCCGTGCGAGGGCGAAGCCAAGCCCCCGCCCATCCTCGAGTGGCTCTCGCAGGCGTCCCTCGCCATCGACctgctcttcctcctcgagctcccgCTCGAGATGTACGCCTTTGGTCCGCGGTTCTTCGGTCTGAGCCTGCAGAAGCGGCCTGCGCCTC ACTTCGTCCTGCACATCTTCGACGCGCTAGTCATCATCGGCACGGTGATCCTCGAGATCGTGCTCAGCGGacaggagcgcgagctcgcgggcctgctcgtcgtcctgcgTCTCTGGCGCATAGTCAAACTCGTACGCAAGGGCGCGCCGGAAGTCATCTCACATATCAaccaggtcggcggcgtcgcgaccggcgtcggcgagtgggacgagtcggccgtcacggccgtcgccaagtcgcgcgcgcgcatcgccgagctcgaggcggagaATAAGAACCTCAAGACGCTGCTGGGAATGTcgcttgacgacgaggtcgccgaggacggcgggcgggcgcag CGCGCCATCTcgcccccgcgcgcgagcgacgtTGACTAG
- the LIP2 gene encoding Lipase 2 has translation MRLAHPTTTTSDMRFAALLAATAALAAAANPLPRPQAYPVTATIQQGGADVQIVGFQNAGVDNYFGIPFAKPPVGDLRFAHPEPAVLTSPVNATALPNACMQKVNALTFGAPGISEDCLYLNVVTPPGASTAGGPGLPVLVYIYGGSFTEGTGATYTFPIFPNWAIQQKRPVVLVTLNYRLGIFGWGFGKEIAAHGAANLGLRDQKLALEWVRDNIKAFGGDPSKVTAFGQSAGAISVANLMYDTSSDLFRGAIMMSGAQSTLPNGPVATTWQKPYDELVASVGCANASTAGVTPPSGLTAAEEAGFQCLKKLPADQLQTAATTLKSQIQYIGAFIFGPSIDGDLIPDRATRLLAAGKFKKIPFITGNVNDEGTGGIPQSSLISGEATLNLLIRSILPLPVQQPAVDKVLKAYPDVPALGAPYGTGNNTFGLPSTWKQAASILGDAAFQSRRRAFLRTANTVGWSKTWSYLFNAPTPGDAPILGVSHGTDVFFWFGYVSPQAASLSNSNSTGLLPSGFSSADVALSQNMMSYVINFAYDLDPNGKAPAKRKRTNQKCKPTGGGTGPPAPGSNSSLPFWPQHTYPSNKNSHEFVSGNIKVIQDDYREQQMDVFFPPNQDVIDQFNWRREEGSS, from the exons ATGCGCCTCGCTCAccccaccactaccacctCCGACATGCGCTTcgctgcgctcctcgccgcgaccgccgcgctcgcggcggctgccaaccccctcccccgcccgcagGCTTACCCGGTCACCGCGACCATccagcagggcggcgccgacgtccaGATTGTCGGATTCCAGAACGCTGGCGTGGACAATTACTTTGGGATCCCGTTCGCCAAGCCGC ccgtcggcgacctgcgcTTCGCGCACCCCGAGCCCGCGGTGCTGACATCCCCCGTcaacgcgacggcgctgcccAACGCGTGCATGCAGAAGGTGAACGCGCTGACCTTTGGCGCGCCCGGCATCAGCGAGGACTGCCTGTACCTCAACGTCGTGACGCCGCCTGGTGCGTCGACGGCTGGCGGCCCAGGGCTGCCCGTCCTCGTGTACAT CTACGGCGGCTCGTTCACAGAGGGCACGGGCGCGACGTACACGTTCCCCATCTTCCCCAACTGGGCGATCCAGCAGAAGCGCCCCGTGGTGCTCGTGACGCTCAACTACCGCCTGGGCATCTTCGGCTGGGGCTTCGGCAAGGAGATTGcagcgcacggcgcggccaACCTCGGGCTGCGGGACCAgaagctcgcgctcgagtgGGTGCGCGACAACATCAAGGCGTTTGGCGGCGACCCGAGCAAGGTGACCGCGTTCGGCcagtcggcgggcgcgatcAGCGTCGCCAACCTCATGTACGACACGAGCAGCGACCTGTTCCGCGGCGCGATCATGATGTCGGGCGCGCAGAGCACGCTGCCCAACGGgcccgtcgcgacgacgtggcAGAAGCCgtacgacgagctcgtggcgAGCGTGGGCTGTGCGAATGCCTCCACGGCAGGCGTGACCCCGCCTTCGGGTctcacggcggccgaggaggccggctTCCAGTGCCTCAAGAAGCTGCCCGCCGACCAGCTCCAGACAGCTGCCACAACGCTCAAGTCGCAGATCCAGTATATTGGCGC GTTCATCTTCGGCCCAAGCATTGACGGCGACCTGATCCCGGACCGCGCGACCAggctcctcgccgcgggcAAGTTCAAGAAGATCCCCTTCATCACCGGCAATGTGAACGACGA AGGCACCGGCGGCATCCCGCAGTCGTCGCTGAtcagcggcgaggcgacgctCAACCTGCTCATCCGCTCGATCCTCCCGCTGCCGGTCCAGCAGCCCGCGGTGGACAAGGTGCTCAAGGCGTACCCCGACGTgcctgcgctcggcgcgccgtaCGGCACAGGCAACAACACGTTCGGGCTGCCGTCGACATGGAAGCAGGCGGCGTCgatcctcggcgacgcggcgttccagtcgcgccggcgcgcgttCCTCCGCACGGCCAACACCGTCGGCTGGTCAAAGACGTGGTCGTACCTCTTCAACGCGCCCACGCCGGGCGACGCGCCCATCCTCGGCGTGTCGCACGGCACCGACGTCTTCTTCTGGTTCGGCTACGTGTCGCCCCAGGCCGCGAGCCTCAGCAACTCCAACTCGACGGGACTGCTTCCGAGCGGCTTTAGCtcggccgacgtcgcgctgtCGCAGAACATGATGTCTTATGT CATCAACTTTGCctacgacctcgaccccaacggcaaggcgcccgccaagcgcaagcgcaccAACCAGAAGTGCAAGCCcacaggcggcggcacgggccCCCCTGCGCCgggcagcaacagcagcctGCCCTTCTGGCCACAGCACACGTACCCGTCCAACAAGAACTCGCACGAGTTCGTCTCGGGCAACATCAAGGTCATCCAGGACGACTACCGCGAGCAGCAGATGGACGTCTTCTTCCCGCCCAACCAGGACGTCATCGACCAGTTCAActggcgccgcgaggagggcagcagctag